DNA from Nocardioides yefusunii:
GACCTGAAGAAGATGGGCCTGCGCCCGCTGCTGGTCACCGGCGACAACGACGGCGCCGCCCGCGCGGTCGCCTCGGCCGTCGGGATCGACGAGGTCGTCGCCGGTGTCATGCCCAGCGGGAAGGTCGACGTCGTACGTCGCCTGCAGGACGAAGGACGTGTCGTCGCGATGGTCGGCGACGGCGTCAACGACGGCCCCGCGCTGGCGAGCGCCGACCTCGGCCTCGCGATGGGTGCCGGCAGCGATGTCGCCGTCGCGGCGTCCGACCTCACCCTGGTCCGCGACGACCCGACGGCCGTCGTCGACGCCGTCCGGCTCTCGCGTCGCACCCTGGCCACGATCAGGGGCAACCTGTTCTGGGCCTTCGCCTACAACGTCGCCGCGCTGCCGCTGGCCGCCTCCGGGCTGCTCACCCCGATGATCGCCGGGGCCGCGATGGCGTTCTCCAGCGTCTTCGTGGTCGCCAACTCGTTGCGCCTGCGTCGCTTCGCCTGAGGGCTGCTCTGGAGCGCTGCTCTGGATGGCTGGGCGTCAGGGCCGAGCGTGACGGCAGGGGCTGCGAAGATGTCGCCCATGTCGAGTGCAGCCAGCAAGCCCGAGGTCATCGCCGCCGGAGCCGTCGTCGTGCGTCACGACGCTGCCCCCGACGGGAGCACCGGACCGCGCGTCCTCCTGGTCCACCGTCCCCACCACGACGACTGGTCCTTCCCCAAGGGCAAGCTCGACGCGGGGGAGACGATCGAGGAGTGCGCGGTGCGTGAACTCGCCGAGGAGACCGGCATGGACGTCACCCTCGCCACGGCCCTGCCCGACCAGTGCTACGACCTGCCCAACGGCCGTCCCAAGCGTGTCCACTACTGGGTCGCAAGCGTGGCCGGCGCCCTGCTCGAAGCCGAGACCTTCGTCCCCAACGACGAGGTCGACGTGATCGCCTGGGCCATGCCCGAGCAGGCGGTCGCGCTGCTCAGCTACTCCCACGACCGCGACCTCGTCGACGTCGCGGTGGAGTTGGCCGCCGCAGGCTGAACCAAGACGTCCCGCGGCGTTCACCTTGCGTTCACCCACGCCCCCGGATCGCGTCACCTCGACCTCGCAGGATCTCTCATGACAACGCATTGAGAGATCCAGGAGATCAGAAGTGAACATCACTTCGCGTCGGGCAGTCGTGCCCGGCATCGCAGCCCTCGTACTCGCCCTCTCCGCCTGCGGATCGGGTTCCAGCTCCACCGACGAGGTGTCCGGAGACGTCGCCGTCGACGGCTCCTCCACCGTCTTCCCGATGTCGGACACCGCCGCCGAGTACCTCATGGAGGCCTCGCCCGGCGTCGACGTCTCGGTCGGTTTCTCCGGCACCGGTGGTGGGTTCGAGAAGTTCTGCGCCGGACAGACCGACGTCTCGAACGCCTCGCGTCCGATCAAGGACGAGGAGATCGCCCTCTGCGGCGACAACGGCGTCGACTTCACCGAACTGAAGGTCGCCACCGACGCCCTCACGATCGTGGTGCACCCCGACCTCGCCGTCGACTGCCTCACGACCACGCAGGTCGAGGACCTCTTCGGTCCCGAGGCCACCGCGAAGAAGTGGTCCGACCTCGACACGTCGTTCCCCGACACCAAGATCGCCGGCTTCATCCCCGGCGCCGACTCCGGCACCTACGACTACATGGCCTCCGACGTCATCGGCCACGACACCGAGTCGTTGCGCACCGACTTCGAGGTCAACGAGGACGACAACGTCCTCGTCCAGGGTGTCTCCGGCACCCAGGGCGGCGTCGGTTTCTTCGGCTACACCTACTTCGAGGAGAACGCCGACAAGCTCAAGGCGCTCTCGATCGACTCCGGCAACGGCTGCGTCGCCCCGTCGGCCGAGACCGCCCAGGCCGGGGAGTACACGCCGCTGGCGCGTGACCTCTTCATCTACGTCAACGACGCGAAGTACGCCGACAACGCCGCCACCCAGGCCTACGTCGACCACTACGTCGAGAACCTCGCCGAGATCGCCGAGACCGCT
Protein-coding regions in this window:
- a CDS encoding PstS family phosphate ABC transporter substrate-binding protein is translated as MNITSRRAVVPGIAALVLALSACGSGSSSTDEVSGDVAVDGSSTVFPMSDTAAEYLMEASPGVDVSVGFSGTGGGFEKFCAGQTDVSNASRPIKDEEIALCGDNGVDFTELKVATDALTIVVHPDLAVDCLTTTQVEDLFGPEATAKKWSDLDTSFPDTKIAGFIPGADSGTYDYMASDVIGHDTESLRTDFEVNEDDNVLVQGVSGTQGGVGFFGYTYFEENADKLKALSIDSGNGCVAPSAETAQAGEYTPLARDLFIYVNDAKYADNAATQAYVDHYVENLAEIAETAQYIPLNDAEYAETQEKLAGIAG
- a CDS encoding NUDIX hydrolase, with the translated sequence MSSAASKPEVIAAGAVVVRHDAAPDGSTGPRVLLVHRPHHDDWSFPKGKLDAGETIEECAVRELAEETGMDVTLATALPDQCYDLPNGRPKRVHYWVASVAGALLEAETFVPNDEVDVIAWAMPEQAVALLSYSHDRDLVDVAVELAAAG